In the genome of Candida albicans SC5314 chromosome 6, complete sequence, the window tttcacaaataaacaaagatGTACAAGAATTAGATATTCCAAGTATATATCAACTttccacaacaacaacaacagccaATACCATTCCTAAAACATCACCATATATCACACGATTCAAATTACtccaaatcaaaaactcATTAACTAATTTAAATGACCAATTTCATGCAAATTTCACCAGcagtaataataaacattATCATAATGTAAAACAAACACTAGATAAACTATacattaatgaaattgatgaaaaattatatattgttgataaattaatcaCTCAATATGATGATGCCAATTCACCAACCACATTAAATGGTGAtgatcaacaacagcaaaatcaacaagGAGAACAAAATCTACAACGTGGTAATAGTGGAGTTATTactaatgatgaagaattatcaTCTTTACGTCAAcgtttattatcatcatctaaaTTACATCAAATTAATCAAGACAACACGAGCGAAAGTGATTCTaccaaattgaatgaatatCATGAATCAATTCAAGATGATATAGTTAATGAATTGAGTGAATTAACATCGACATTAAAATCTAAAGCTATTGAATTTAGtaacaaattattgaatcaagATTCTGATATATTACAACAAACTcatgataatttatcaattaatcgAACAATGTTTGATactttaaataaaaatttaaatgattattTACTTAATAAAACTGGTTGGAGTATAAGTATTTGgacattattgaaatttgcCGTGGCTTTGATTGTtatatttgttgttatgttgttatttataattattgttCCTAGAATTCGATAAGCTTTAACAAATTTGAGgttgttttatttattattatagtAAAATGATatgtaaataaatatatacaatgataataagaagtaaatatataaatataaatatatgtatatatgtatatctCTAATGGATAAAAAGTtgatatataaaaaaataacagaacaaaaagaaaaagaataaaaacaacaagaatgTATAATAATGGGAAAATggataatgaaattttatgacaataatgatgaaagCAAAAGAAATCCATACTAATAAAAGTTATGGATTGACCCAAGGGGGGGGACCCATTTGAagtaaaattaaatatggATTAAATTaagtaaacaaaaaaaaaacaacaatacgACAATAAAAATTGGATTCCAAAAATGATAGATGAAAAGAaggaataataatatatgaTGATTTCGAAcgataaatataaaaaaaatagtaatGATAGCAGTCATGATAATATGAATAAAAACATGAAGTAATGATATTATATGTGTGTAAACGAATAAAGAAACAACTCAATGCAATAATGGGACTTATTAAAATGGCGTAGACTCCTTATAGAATTCTCCATCTTCAATAATTCCTAATgctccaccaccaatagGTAAAGCTTCAGATTTTATATCGGTCGTTGATGAAGGTGATGCCAGTGAGATTTCTGCTTGTGGGGTCAGTAAagattgattattattatcctCGTCATGATCATTAGCAAATGCTGGTGGTACACCAGCAGAAGATTGGTTTTGTGCTGGTGAAggagatgaagatgataatgaagttGACAAAggtaattgattttggaaTTGACGAGGTAAATTACCACATCTATCTTTaccaaaattgattttcaaatttttgtaatcttcaaatgatttaattccATCAATTGCCTTAATAGCATTAGcaatattaatgaaattaatgaatgcacaatttttctcttctaaataattgatttgttcaATATCTCCAAATTTAGTGAAATCTTCTCTTAATTTAGCTGGGTtgaaatattcaaaatcaacaatattaccaatataaatatttcttgAAGCTCCATTGGATACTGCCAACGATAAGGCATTGGATAATGGACCAGAATGTTTACCCCAACCAACTTTAATACGACGATTATGAATTGTTAATCCATGTAATTGACACATGGCGAAAAATTGGGCAGCAGCGATTGGATCAATAAATGTAATAAAACAAACGTGACGTTCCTTTAAAAATCGAACACTTTGTAATAATCCACCGCGAACAACATTacaaatttcttcaattgaagaatctTGATGTAAATTACCCAAATAAACCGTACGATTCCCCAAATTATTAGCTCCACCTGCTTGAGTAGCAATCTGTGCAGCAGCAGCTGATTGCTGTACTAATGCCAGAGAAATAAATTCTCGATCAGCAGCAGTAACAATATGTTCCATACCAGGAGCCAATCCTAAATATTGAGCAGCATTATGTTGTTGAGTTTTAGTGATAAATGCACAACGATCTTTACCATAATACACTTTAGGATATTTTTCTgattgtaaattattaacACAACGAATAGCCGAGGCAATACTaagaaaatgaacaaaTGCAATACCCTTTTCTGGAATAGTTTTAATACATTCAATTGGACCATAAATActcaaatcattaataatttcttcttcagatATATCCAGCGGAGATAAATTACCCAAATAAACATTTCTCGTGGCTCCATCATTAGTAACTGCTTGTAAAACTCCTGGTTGAATAGTGGTATTTTTCCCCCATCCAACACGAATATTATAACCTTTGATGttgatctttttcaaaataaactCACTATGCATCAATAAGGCAGCATTAGTATCCAAAAAACtgataaaacaacaatttttccCAGGAATAATTCgaacattttcaattattccTGAACGAACATAATCAAGTAATTCATGAGGTTCAAGATCATTAGGTAAATTACCAAGATAAACTGTCCTTGAGTTACCAGCTTCTTGTCCAGGAGCACCAACCATACCAGGTAATCcttgctgttgttggtgctgttgctgttggtgctgctgttgttgcagTTGATCATGTTGTGGGATCATTCCTACTCCAAAATCTGGCTGTTGAAATTCTGATTGATGGAATGGCTGTggttgctgctgttgttgttgaaaaagcTGTTGTTCATATTGTGGATAGCCACCAACGCCCCCATTActaaaatcattaaattgAGACGGTGGTACAAAATTCATCCCATCAAACCCTTCACTAccctgttgttgttgttgctgctgaaAAAGGTGTTCTGGTGCAAATTGACTATATTGAGGAATTTGTCCTGCCATTGGTATTTGCAGCTGTTGTGGCATGGGCTGAgagttttgttgttgatacatttgatattgattatgaTCCATCATCATATCCTCATTAGGATCAGGCTGTTGCGACGGGTAAAAAGACATTTCAAGTGGTCAAGGTTCCAAaaattttctcttctttttcttgtcttgAGAAATGACACTTtcctctttctttcttttatttatagGTTATTGATCTTGGATATAAGTTACCACTTTTGTTatatcttttttattttttttatttttctattCTTGTAGTTAATATTGAGTTTCTGTAAATGGAAATCTATAATTGAATGAGTGGTGATGGgttataataattgaagaatgggtgaaaaaaaaaaaaatgaatagaAGAAGtgatgttgatttgaaaaaaaaaaatattttctctctctctttcagttcttcatcttcttcatcttccatctttctttcttccaTCTTATTAACCAACTCTCTCACtaattataaaatttttttctgtctcttttttttttttaatgtATGATTAAGCCCAAAGAACgatcttctttttttcattaatcaaAGAGATAAAAATAGTAACTTACTTTATTAGGTACAGGTACAAGTTGTAAATTTACGATGAACatctactactaccacctACCTATTAACTGATACaccaaaaatatttttagtttaaGGGTTAGTGTTTTCTATATCCCTCTACAGATCCCTAAAAATGTCGCAGCTTGATCTTATAAATACGacatctttttttatttagaCATAGGAAAAACTATTTTGAATGCGGAATAAGGAACACGGAAAGCGGGCGACAAGATGAGATGTCCCAAACTATAAAAGGGGGGACACGGAAACATTGATCGGcagtaaaaataaataaactgACTAGCATATTGAAAGATATGCTCCCTTAAATATACTCACATAGTATAAGATAAACCTAATCTCTTACACCGATATATCttctattattataaatttgacTTTTTTTCCCCatagaaaagaagaatcatTTAAACTTATACTTTAGATCCAATTATGCATTTGCCACACACTCGCTCACCTCTTTGTTTTCAGGACATTTTTCGTACACATAATAAAAAAGGGTAAAAAGTTAAACTAACTTCACCCAATTCAACACAATGGACAATATGAGGAAATAGAAACCACATCCTAAAATTATAAGGATTACTATTGGTCAAAAAAGCGAAAATTGGAATGTATAGACAGTCGTGTAGTGAATAATACGTTGTATTTGACACTATCACACGACAGAGAATCAGTTCAAAGAATTCATTACACTTGTTAATGAATCGCACACAAAGAAGAGAAGTATATTTAGTAAAGAAAGTGTTGGAATTAGTTGAAAGGATCTAAGTGTGAGTGTGTGAGtgaaacaaataattgGTTTACACACGCTCGAATACGTTGAATACTATTTAAGTAGAGAAAACCTAGAAAATTAGTTGAAATGAACCTCATGCAAGCTTAGACTGAGATCCAGGAATATACAAATTCATACAATCCACATACATTTACACTCGAACGAAATAGAGATTACCCGAAGGCTTACACTCAGTCACTGTGTTCATTATTACACATACAACCAATAGAGTTTATTTACATTTATTAGCCAACCACCAGAAACTGCGTGAGTATTCACATTGCACGTGAACCAGTACCGTACATATCATAGtcatttaaattaaatagCGCTATATTTTGACAGATTGcttgtttttttgatgGTTTCCATTTCAAGAGTTTTTGCAGCAAAATGTAATtcggaaaaaaaaactaaaaagaaactcgaatgataattcaataatcaataCTAATTGATGGAGCATATTAATGCTGTATTACCTGACTTTTAGCAATACTGTAGCTATaaacaacaccaaaaacATTATAGAGGAGAGAACTATTATTTTAGATTTGTTTAcctttaatttttattccTTGTTCCTTTTATTGAAACTGATTTAAATATAGCTTTTCCATTGTTTGAAGTACCCCCATGATGTTACATTTCGGTGATTTTTCTATAACCAGTACAGCTTAGATGCACTTCTTCAATTAAGTAATTTATATGAAAACGTTCATTAGCAATTCAAACAGAGGGATATTTCCagaattttaaaaaagtaTACTGCAATTATCACTACATTAAAGTTCACTCACAATTTTAGGCATATATAAtgcatatatatattcataCTAATAGATattcaatcaaaaattgtcgattctaaaaaaaaccccaatagagacaaaaaaatacagCACTTCCTTTGATTCATAAATGGcttcaaaatataaataaccAATTTTAAAGGAAGGCAGCAAATCGATAATTAATCTAAAACCAAAGTTTTCTAATTAATAGCAACAATGTTAGACTCGGAAGTGTATTTAACTTGAGCCATGGAGATTTTCTTATCGTCCAAATCGTAAACAATGTAAGCTGATCTCATGAAGTTGTCACCAAGAATATTATCTTCACTTTCACGAACACGAATTTCACATTTTGGATAAGGTTTACCATTAGTGTAATACAATTGGTAAAGGAATTCCGAAGCAGGAACGGAGATCTTGAGGTTTTTATCGAATTGGAAATCAACGGTACCTGAAGTTTTACAATCAGCAACATAAGCTTTATTACCAGCAGAATCAAAATGCACTTGACCACCTAAGGCATAGATAATGCTACGAGCAATACTTGGAGTGAAATAACTGATAGTAGTACCAGAATCTAAGAGGACACCAGCGTTGACATTAACATTTCGTCCCATAACATTGACAGATCTTAAACCGACACTTAATGTTCTGTCAGAAGTAATTGGTAATTCAACTAAAGAGCCACTGTACTTGGCCTTGTCAATACcaccaaaaataatttgCCCAGAAGAAGCTTCAGGAGAGTTAAGGAAGAGGGAATAAGCATTTTTAGCAATAATGCcttgttttttcaaactaATAGGAAGATTGTCGTAAGGAGTTCTGGTAGCTTCGTTGGCTTGGAAACCAATACCTAAAATACCTTTATGAGCACTAGTAGACCAAACGTTagcaaataattgatttttaaCAGAAGCACCACCAATACCAACGGTATCTTGATACAAGTTACCTTTTGCGTAAGAACCATCAGcatatttaatttcaaaacgggtattcaaatttttggaAGTGCTAGAAGCAGCTGGAGAATAAGAACCGTTATTCTTACAGAAGTCACCTCTGTCACCACGCCATTTTGGAATACAAATGGCTTTTGAGTCTGGAATCCACAAATCAGAAGACCCAGTGTCAACAATAACGCTAAGCTTTTGGTTATTGGAACCAACAGTAATATCAGCAGAATAagtaataatttcattgtCCAATTTAACTGCAACAGGTCCTCTTTTGTCCACACCATCATTTCTACCAGTATCATCGACGGGAATTTTTGTGGGATCAAGATCTAAAAATAAAGGTGATCTTTTAGATTCGACAGTTGGATCATCTGGATCAACAAGGGATCTTTTGACATTAAAGTCTAAGGTAACAAACCCTGGAGATCTTTTAACTGGAGCAgcatcaattaataaagcGAAAGCAAGAACACTCAagatatttttcaacaacattgTTGGTTGAGCTTAACTTTAGATTAGTTATAAAGGAGTGAATGATAGTCGGTAATAAAGGAATGAATGATAGTCGGTAATAAAGGAATGAATGACTatttgaatgaatgaatgattgattgattgttggTGAAGAGAATTAAAACgtttgaagaaaattgtAGGATCCATAGGCATCTTTATATAGTTTTTGAATTCCCATAAATCATATTCGAGCTTACCATTTGAATGTATgatatttcaatatatCGTCAAGAATTCCAACTAATGGTTGCAAGAAACAGTGTTACTCTTCAATAAAAACGACCTGAGTTCACCCGATAAAACGTGATAtcgattttttttcttgccattattattttttgcaTACCTTGGTGTcttaaaattgttgatgatggtTATGTGATGCTAAGCATTGAGCTTTTTGAGGCAGATTTGTGTCAGGAACcgttttttctttctacATACTGCCCTAATCTTTAAATACCAAACTAAAAAAAGGGGATACCATTTAATATCCAATATCttattaatttgattaatatcTTTTTGGTGAAAATAATGTATATTAACTCCAATGTTGTGAGCCAGACTTTTTTGCAACTCATTAAATGGACCAAATAAAGAAAGGCGTGAAAACGTTWATCAGATTGAATTGCAGCATCAAATTAAAagcaacaaatcaaaatggCAAAATACACGacaaaaatttgtttcaaaacCGGTGTTGCTCCTAACCATTTATAGTGACAAGGCAAACGGAATTTATCAACATGCATGcaatttgataatgtttCAATGTCAAATTAATGCGGGCAATCAATGGAATGACTCTCTTAAAATTACCCATTCTGTTGAAACCGGCACCGGCACTATGTAAAGTACTACAATATGTAGTATTTCAACCATTATTGCATCGTCTAATCTCaaacaatatattttttaaaaagtTAAGGGGTTTTTGTATATTGTATATACTAGGATGGCAGTTGAGCCGGGTGATGCCAAGCGAATGAGACattgttttgaaattgaatttaacGTGGTATAGTTGTATTGTTTTCCGCACAACGGTGATACATTCTAACGCCTCCCGAGAATCAGTTGTATACATACATCAATGCACCAATCAGCCTCTAAGTTGCGTATTGGTAGGTTGAAGAAATATGTCAAATTTAAACATCAAGTCGATATAATATGATGATTGTTTCAAAACTACACGAGAAAAACGGTCGTTAATTCTCCAGTATATTTGATATACGAAAACTACTAAACTATGGAGATACCTGGAATATCCGAGGAAGCAGAGGTATTGTTTTGGTATGAATTGCGCTTGAAACAATATCCCTCGAGATTTATTGCCACAAATTGTATTCGAAAACTacacaaaaaattataGGAGTTAAGTACAGAATTTTGAGTAAAATTAATCATGAAACGTGAAGTAAATTTTGCAATATCAGCAGCTCTACTTAATAATAGTTAGACAAACCATTCAAAATatctgaagaagaagtacCTCTACCAAAGTCTTTACTAAAACAATATCACCAGATCTTATCAAGTCAGTTTAAGTTGTTAGTCTGCCAAATATTTCCTCCCAAAGTGAGTACCTATTAAGAATACTCTGACAGTCGCCATCTTCTAATAGAGTTggaaataaacaattcaaataagAACTTCCATTTGAGGCGTACTATGTCCCCAGCCACAACCCCTCTCCCccttttttcttgtcaaAGAGAATACACCAATTGTAAACTTCATTGTTCAAAGAACACCACAAAActtataatttttattcttctATAACTACAGTTgtatgaaaaaaagagcAACTTTAGCAAAATGATAGTCTAGAACATCTCATCAGAAACAATAACTAACAATACAACCTTARCCAAGAAACCAGGGCTGCAAATGctattcaacaaaaaatcaaatcatatATTACCAAACGTTTGGTTGGAATGActataaattcaaaaaatcattacATAATAAACATTGGTTCTTTTTCATACACTCCTTATGGAACGCATGATGgcaatttggaaaataaacaaagtTCTCTTGTACTAACAATTTGCCACATTTGCGACACGGTTCACCTGGTTCTATTATGGCCacatttgttttctttttgttataaatcacttttttcttcatttccCGCAAATGCTCAGACGAGTTATTCATATCTAACGACAAATGAACAATTCGTTTATTGTACTCATTTAGTGATTCAACTATCTCGtctttaaaattattaatcagTATCGTTTCCGGAAATAATGGCAAAAGGTCTTTCAAATCAAGCATTGAAACATTGTTGATGTGATGATGTAATGTTTCATTCAAGTCATCCAGTTTGTCGATTAGATATTTAGCAAATTTTAACCAAAGTTTTCTCTTGACATTATAATTTGCATCTTCAAGTTTAATTCCCTCTACTTGTTTGTCCTCGTCGTACTTGTTCAATATAAATTCAGCAAGACCAATCAAATCATGTTTGAGGGCAAGTTCTAAGGCTTGATCAAATAGGCCAATTTCAATGTAAATTAATACCGCAGGATGAAATTTTTCGTGAGATATACATAACCGAAGAATGAAATTGGTATCAAAATTGGATgtgaaattaatgaattttattatttgtttatcagTACCTGGTTTTGTAATTAATAAACACAAATAAGCATTGTTTAActgtttgtttttcttgtaGTGTTTATCCATAATGACTTGTTGTAAGAAATGGATTGCTTGCTCTTGGTGCTTCAAAAGTGCCGGTAAAAGTTTCTCATATTCCAAATCAAGTTTTAACCACGTTTCAGTCACTTTTGGGTAGTTCATTAACAAAATAGTGGCATTTTCataaattaattcaatatcTCCTTTAGTGTAAAGTTTTATTAATGTTTTAACCGCTAATgtccaattctttttatcaATGTAATACtttaaaatgaaattataatCTTCAATCAACTCAGCATAGAAAATCAACTTCTCagaattcaatatttgatacATTGTAGGACGATCAAGTAGCTTATAATTGGTTTTGATGAATTCATAAACTCTCGAATCATCATTTCTCACcatcaattcaataatccAAGCTGACAACACAATCATTCGGactttattctttttattcaatttggCCAACAAATATTCAATGAGTAAAGCATCAGATTGTTTATGGTTAAGTAACATCAAGcaaactttttcaaatggCTCAGTCAGTTTTGCCAATATCTGAATCCCCTGTATCTGTAAACTCAAGTCATCCGACAGTATTCCAAATCCACCACGTTGTAAATAATCATACCCCTGCTTAATCAAAACTAAATCACGTTTCAGAAAATTTGcctcatcatcttcatccaaatatttcaatgcCTCTGAATATTTTCCCATTTTGTAATAATCATACCAAACCAGGATTGACTCGTTTTCAATAACAAACTCGTAGATAGAGTTTTTGGTGTACACCCAATAGGTgttgaataaattatcCACCGCAATTCCTCGTATTTTGTTCTCAGAAAGGCTCAACTCTTGCAATTGCTTGTTAAGTTTGTTATATATCTTTAAAGAATTCCCTTCAATACCAATAAGATGGTGCGGTGTAAGTGCAATTTGCAGAAACTCCTCATCAACTCGATCCAATTGCATTTCCTCGTCGTTGGttattatttcattatcTGATGATATATACACATAGTTCTGTGGGTTTGACGTGAATATCCCAGGTGggttaattgatttgataacAGGTGCTGTTTGTTTAAATACTTTTTGCAACTCAACATATGAAGTATCAAAACAATCCCAGGTGTATAAACTGTTTGCTAAAACATTGATTTGAGAATAATCATTGGAAAACATTACTCCTTGTACTGGGGAATCGACTTTGTAGACCtgttttaatgatttttcatAAACGTAGATTATCCCGTCTTTTGTCCCCACCACCATATTGTGATTAGAAAATGCAATAGATGTGACTTCTATacttttgaatttcaaCGATTTAAATACCTTCTTTTCAAATGTATAGTACGTCTGTTTCTCAATCTGCACAATCAAAGTTTGACCATTTGGATTCAACCAAGCATTCGTTACTTTACCAGGCAACGCATAATTCTCCACCTGTGAAGGATTATCCAAATCAATCTTATAAACAACATTGGTTAATAGGATATACATTATATTGCTTGACACCAATAGCTTGTTAAGTTTATTCGATAAACTAAACTGTAAATGTACTGGTTCTAATTCAAATTTCGCTTGTTGTAGATTATCACATATTGACGCCTGTTGTTGATCTAATGAATGAACTGTATATGACGAATTGGTTTCCGACTTTATAGATTTGGTTTTATGCCCATTGGATGACATTCATAGAAGATTTAGAGGTTGTGGTTTAGTTGAAATGAATGGTAAGCTAAGTGAGTTGTCTGGTtgtaattattttttcttgccAGAAAATAGGTATCGAATGCAAACATTGGTTACtacaaacaataatttgttCTACACACCAAGAGTCCGAcaaattattcaacaagccaaaattgaattaaacaattgatgattttcCCCTATTAATTGGtcatttcaattgaatagCCCTCATTTGTTATTACGTAAATATCATTGCAAATAGGAGGCAATGCTGGTTGGTTGTGGGTTTACGAGACTATTCgcaattaattttttgtgtAGAGATTCCCGTGAtcactttttttcttcGGCTTTGCCCCCccttttaatttttttttccttccaTTGCTTTATCCAGAATTTCATTTGGCGTCTATATTTCCATCTTTTTTCCTTACacttggttttttttttctttgtttattcATTCCACAAGTTATTACAACTATGAATGTTttaaaattacaaaaaaagtATCCAGTATTGGATCAATCTGATTTATTCAGTATTATTGAAGATTTCCGTGCAATTGATTTAGATGATAAGGGATGGGtcgaaaaaaaagatgtcATTAATGCCGTTTCTAAAAAGGGGGAATACTCTTATGATCAAGCAAGAGAGACTTTAAAACaagttgatgttgatgcaTCTGGCCATGTTGAATTGGATGATTATGTGCAATTGATGGCTATATTGAAAGAAGATTCCTCATCTGCTACCCCACCTCCACCATCATCGACAATTTCTGGAAACTCCGCCACATCACCTTCTGTTGTTTCACCTAAATTTAAgaaaccaccaccacctaTCCCAACTGCCAATAGCAAGAACAAAACTTTCCTTGGGGGTAAAACATCAGGTACCACACATACTATTAACGATGAAGAAAGAACTGAATTTACAAGACACATTAACTCTGTTTTAGCAGGTGATCCAGAAATTGGCGATAGATTACCATTTGATACTGAGactttccaaatttttgatGAATGTAGAGATGGTTTGGTATTATCcaaattgatcaatgaTTCTGTGCCAGACACAATTGATACAAGAGTTTTAAATTTACCTAAACCTAAAAAGACTTTAAACAATTTCCAAATGTCAGAAAATGCCAATATTGTCATTAACTCAGCAAAAGCTATTGGGTGTGTTGTTGTCAATGTTCATTCAGAAGATATAATTGATGGGAAAGAACATTTAATTCTTGGTTTGATTTGGCAAATTATCAGAAGAGGATTATTGTCTAAAGTTGACATTAAATACCACCCAGAATTGTATCGTTTATTAGAAGACGATGAAACTTTGGAACAATTTTTACGTTTACCACCAgaacaaattttgttgCGTTGGTTCAATtatcatttgaaaaatgcTGGGTCACAAAGAAGAGTTACCAATTTCTCTAAAGATGTCAGTGATGGGGAAAACTATACTGTATTATTACATCAATTACAACCAGAATATTGTGATTTATCCCCATTAAAGACAAGTGATTTGTTGACTAGAGCTGAACAAGTTTTAACTAATGCCGATAAAATTGGATGCAGAAAATATTTAACACCAAATTCATTAGTTTCCGGTAATCCAAAATTAAACTTGGCCTTTGTGGCTCATTTGTTCAATACTCATCCTGGTTTACAACCAATTGAAGAACAcgaaaatattgaaattgaagaattcGATGCCGAAGGAGAAAGAGAAGCCAGAGTATTCACCTTGTGGTTGAACTCATTGGATGTTGATCCGCCAGTGGTGTCACTTTTCGAAGATTTAAAGGATGGGTTAGTTTTATTGCAAGCATACGATAAAGTTCTTCCTGGATCTGTGTCTTGGAAACATGtaaacaagaaaaacaatGGAGAAGTATCACGTTTCAAGGCATTGGAAAACACAAATTACGGGGTTGAAATTGGTAAAGCCAATGGATTTTCACTTGTTGGAATTGAAGGATCAGACATTGTTGAtggtaataaattattgacATTGGGGTTAGTTTGGCAATTAATGAGACGTAATATCGTTAAT includes:
- a CDS encoding uncharacterized protein (Has domain(s) with predicted zinc ion binding activity and role in intracellular protein transport, vesicle-mediated transport) gives rise to the protein MSSNGHKTKSIKSETNSSYTVHSLDQQQASICDNLQQAKFELEPVHLQFSLSNKLNKLLVSSNIMYILLTNVVYKIDLDNPSQVENYALPGKVTNAWLNPNGQTLIVQIEKQTYYTFEKKVFKSLKFKSIEVTSIAFSNHNMVVGTKDGIIYVYEKSLKQVYKVDSPVQGVMFSNDYSQINVLANSLYTWDCFDTSYVELQKVFKQTAPVIKSINPPGIFTSNPQNYVYISSDNEIITNDEEMQLDRVDEEFSQIALTPHHLIGIEGNSLKIYNKLNKQLQELSLSENKIRGIAVDNLFNTYWVYTKNSIYEFVIENESISVWYDYYKMGKYSEALKYLDEDDEANFSKRDLVLIKQGYDYLQRGGFGISSDDLSLQIQGIQILAKSTEPFEKVCLMLLNHKQSDALLIEYLLAKLNKKNKVRMIVLSAWIIELMVRNDDSRVYEFIKTNYKLLDRPTMYQILNSEKLIFYAELIEDYNFILKYYIDKKNWTLAVKTLIKLYTKGDIELIYENATILLMNYPKVTETWLKLDLEYEKLLPALLKHQEQAIHFLQQVIMDKHYKKNKQLNNAYLCLLITKPGTDKQIIKFINFTSNFDTNFILRLCISHEKFHPAVLIYIEIGLFDQALELALKHDLIGLAEFILNKYDEDKQVEGIKLEDANYNVKRKLWLKFAKYLIDKSDDLNETLHHHINNVSMLDLKDLLPLFPETISINNFKDEIVESLNEYNKRIVHLSLDMNNSSEHLREMKKKVIYNKKKTNVAIIEPGEPCRKCGKLLVQENFVYFPNCHHAFHKECMKKNQCLLCNDFLNL
- the SAC6 gene encoding fimbrin (Fimbrin; actin filament bundling protein; transcript regulated by Nrg1 and Mig1; protein level decreases in stationary phase), which gives rise to MNVLKLQKKYPVLDQSDLFSIIEDFRAIDLDDKGWVEKKDVINAVSKKGEYSYDQARETLKQVDVDASGHVELDDYVQLMAILKEDSSSATPPPPSSTISGNSATSPSVVSPKFKKPPPPIPTANSKNKTFLGGKTSGTTHTINDEERTEFTRHINSVLAGDPEIGDRLPFDTETFQIFDECRDGLVLSKLINDSVPDTIDTRVLNLPKPKKTLNNFQMSENANIVINSAKAIGCVVVNVHSEDIIDGKEHLILGLIWQIIRRGLLSKVDIKYHPELYRLLEDDETLEQFLRLPPEQILLRWFNYHLKNAGSQRRVTNFSKDVSDGENYTVLLHQLQPEYCDLSPLKTSDLLTRAEQVLTNADKIGCRKYLTPNSLVSGNPKLNLAFVAHLFNTHPGLQPIEEHENIEIEEFDAEGEREARVFTLWLNSLDVDPPVVSLFEDLKDGLVLLQAYDKVLPGSVSWKHVNKKNNGEVSRFKALENTNYGVEIGKANGFSLVGIEGSDIVDGNKLLTLGLVWQLMRRNIVNTLADLGKGGHNLSDADILKWANQQVSKGGKSSNVRSFSDSSLSNGVFLLDVLNGLKPGYVDYDLVYTGNSDEEKYANAKLAISIARKLGALIWLVPEDINEVRSRLILSFVGSLMAVSEK